The Acanthopagrus latus isolate v.2019 chromosome 11, fAcaLat1.1, whole genome shotgun sequence genome segment ATTTCTTTTAGATTAAAGCCAATACCGGATAGTAAGCgttgtgatgctgcagctcttaGTGTGTGTATGCCCTCTGGGTGTATGCTAAAGGGCTGAAGACACGCTCACTGCTGGGCTGCTAAAGGATAATTCTAGTTCTGTTGCACCTTGGGTTCCGGTTTCATAGAtttttgccaacatttttatcagttttgaCAATATTTTGATTGCTCGGGTAATTGCTGAGATCTGTCAATCCATTCGTAATTATATGGCACCTCAAACTCATTAAATTCAATCTAAAGGGCTTTACAAGTAATTGATGAAATGTCAAAGGTGCCCTGTAGCCtaggaaaaaataataatgttgtcTATTGCAATATTTGAGAGGGACGACATCGTGATATGAAACTGTGGGTGTTGCCGATTGAGTACACTGTTACTACAAATAGTTATAAAGGCCATAACCATGAGATGGGTGCAAtttgcaaatttttttttttaactttctgttctgtgtgaTTTGCATTTGTTCAGCTACGAGTATCACCGAGAGGTTTTTGAGTGCCAGTCATTTGCCTCAGTGCATCATATGACATTGAAATGTAGTGTCGATGGTTTTAAAGGGCACGTCATCCACCGTAATTCACATCCAGAAAACTGCAGCCGCACCGCTTCCTGTTGTTGCACTTCAGAAAACAACCCAATCAcggacatttttttaatgtacagGGAAACGtacagcagctgactgatgtGATTTGCTCGTGGACACGGTCTGcatacataaatgtgttttgattgatttgttgcACTTGTTCCATGAAGGTGTGTCCTGCTGCTTTCTCAAGCCTGCTATTACGTCCTCTCTTGTCTCCCGCCGGTCATCTCTCCATGCACCCATTTCCGACCTCTTGCATCCCAAGCTGTCTGCATTTTCCCAGAGCGGCGTTTCTTTCAAATGCTCTGATTAGATGGACAGCACACTCACAGCGTGTTGTgtgactgtctctctctgtccctgtcagATGCTGGCCACTCTGCTCATCATACGCCAGTTCCTTCAAAATGTGAAGGAGGTGCTGCAACCTTACCTGTATGAGCGCCACAAGCTGGGTGAGCTCACGCTGCGAGCTGTGTGGGACCTGCTGCTCTCAGTGCTGCTAAAATACGCCAGACTGGCAGCTGGAAAAGCCCAGGCCTCCCCGACCGACCACGCCATGCCAGGACCTGGACTGAGGGGCACCAGGCCCGGGCTGGGGCCTTCAGAAAGAAGGTCAAACTCATTATTTCAACTCATATTAAGTAGGTAGATGGAGTAAAAACTTCAGTAAAGTGTATGTGCAGGTTACAGTAATGGGAGTTCAGAAAGGGTTCTAATGAATCCTGCCACCatgtgatgaaaaatgacattcGTGTGTTTACAGAGGTCACTGCTCAAAGTATGCGTCGCTACAAACAGCCTTGTTTTGGTTCAAATTAAAACCCACTTTTATCTGCACTCGCCACTGTCTGCTGCACGCTGCCACAGTTATGATTCATACCGGTCGGACACTGAGGAGACGGCCAGAACACCGCTGTGCGTGAGTAACGCACACATTTTGTCTGATGTCTACCTGTCTGTTGAACTCCTCTCAGGGAGAAGAAGTGTTTGAACGGGGGATGCGGGGTgcctgatgaggaggagggaggtgagagggACGAGGCCGACAGCGGGAGGTTCAGTGAgggggagacggaggaggagagtctGATTGACTGCGGTTTGAAGCTGAGAAAAGTCAGCTTCATAGAGAAGGTAAAAGCTGTGTGATGGCGTTAATGTATGATGCGTTTTATCTGTTGGTCATATAGTAAAATGTGTTTCGCACATGCAGTAACAACAGTTATTGTCACTGTGTTGTCTGGTGCTGTTGTAAAGGTGGACAGACGGCCAGCCTGCGCTGGGCCCCCCATGGACAACAGTTTCCTGGAGGAGGGGAGCCCCACCATGGTTGAAAAAGGAATGGACCCTGCAtctgtatttgaaatgtgtgACGACGAGGATGACAATGGCATCCATGACGTGAAGGAGCAGGGTGGGGGAGGGGCCGGTGTGGCTGAGGGAAttaatgctgctgctggtgccgctggtgctgctgctgccgccgccgccggcGCTGCCCCGCTGCCTTCCGGCTCTGAGAGCAGCACGTCACTGCGACACAGAAGACGGGGCAGGAGCGCAGAGAGACCTGAGCCCAAGGCGAAAAGGGAGTCGTGGATGGACCctcctgaggagagagagagcaacacgCTCACTCAGGCTGAGATGGAGAGCTGCATGCAGACTTATGCTGTAAGAAAGAATAAAGTTATTCGGTAAACTCTGCACAGTGTGCATCTCTAGGAGTCATAATTATAATCATGATGGACAATAATCCTAATAATGGTAATTTATATATGATTTGGCTGAAGAAATTAAAGCTTTAAACTGTGGGATAATATGTGGAGGGGAAATGACAAGTATTCTTTTGTTTGCAGATcaccttgttttattttgatctaaaaaaaactgcaacagaTGCTCTCCTTCACTAATACATGGTGTAAAATATGAAGACTGATCATCatagacaaaaaacagaattacattttattgtggaGTATTCCCCTATAGATACACAATACATTAATTTGCAGTCAGAAGCTGTTAGTTCCATTTAGAATACAACtgtaaaatgttgtaaatgtgggTAAACAACACTTGACTCATTCTCCTCATACTTCAGGTCAGGTTTCATACATGTGGCAGAGAAGCACTGCAACATGAATCCAACAGAAAACCTCGGCCTTCACAGTTACATGACACCACACACGTGTCCCAcaaatgtgatgtgaacatgtttAGAAAGGTCATACGTGACTGtatgacagtgaaacacatcACATTTGGTTCTCAAGaagtgtagttttgttttcaagcCGCCATAGTAGAATTCAGCCTGCAGCTTCTTGTTAGAGCTGTGGTTTTTAATGCTCCACCTCGCCCCTCTCAGGACACCTTCCAGGACTACCAAGAGATGTTCGTCCAGTTTGGCTACGTGGTGCTCTTCTCCTCGGCCTTCCCTCTGGCGGCCATGTGCGCTCTCATCAACAACATCATTGAGATCCGCAGCGATGCCTTTAAGCTCTGCACCGGTCTGCAGAGACCATTTGGAATCAGAGTGGAGAGCATCGGCCAGTGGCAGGTCAGAAATACGCCATGTGAAAGTTAACCCATGCTCACGAGGTTTCACCAAAACACAGGGGATTTAAGACAATTACAGTGATGTCGCCATGTGTGATAAACCATGTGTGTATCAATTTTGGAAGTTGACTTTCATGTCAATGTAACAGGCCTGTAACAGGCTGAAACAAATGAACGGATCAGAACAAAGCTAACAGcaaagtgatttttcttttttttttcctccctcacagACTGCGATGGAGGCCATGGGCCTGATTGCCATCATCGTGAACTGTTACCTGATTGGCCAGTGTGGTCAGCTGCAGCGACTCTTCCCGTGGCTCAGCCCTGAGATGGCCATCATCTCCATCGTCATCCTCGAGGTACCACAGCGCGTCCCTGCTAGTGTGACTGAAGTGCTTAGAGCAGTgctttttcaaactttttctcagggcagcagcagcttgtgacCAGGCACAAACTGTGTGCTGATCAGAAAATGTGCCAGGTAGTTAGGCTGCAAAAAGGTTTactaatgtgtgtttgcttctaCCTGCAGAGACTATTCAGTATGTTGATTCGATGTCTAACTCACACATCATTTACACCCACCACAATGCATATTGGATATTACTTAAGTATTTAATTATGGTGCAGTAAAAAAACTGGGAAATATTATACCAATACCAATATTTTCAGGCTTTATCATGATACATAATAAATATCTTGAAATCTTCTCAAAAGCACATCACAAAAAATGTTAGAACTGGTCGACAATATCAGATATCACAACATTGTCATTGTCAGATATCACAACATCACAATAATATATTGATCAGATACCTGGATACCAACATTGTGACAATATTGGAGGGTTGATTATTGATacttaaagcaaaaataataacaccGTAAgacatcagtaatgtggatataatgacaaaGTGGATAAAGACAAGTATATGAACAATTAAAACAGTCTGGTATGATcgctgtaatgcagcctttaagACCAAGTAATAACAAGAGTGAGGCTATGTCATGATGAAATATCAATATGCTGTCAAAGATGTACTTGTTGTGCAAGAATATCTAAACATTTAGATATTAAAAATGCTGAACTGAAAGAACAGGAAAGTAATGGCAAAGTATGTTTGTATttcaacaaagtaaataaaatgaaatattgatttcagAGTTTGCGAGGTGCACCTGAATGTACCATTAAGTCCTGTAGTTTCTGTGTGTGGCTGAGTGTGTCATACTCCAACACAGCCTGCAGAAGAGACAGGCAGCTCACCAAGAAATGACACTGAAATGTGGCAGAGACTCTTagcatagttttttttattagatgaCAACTTGGGTACTAATATTATACCTGCAGACAGCCTTCCGAGATTTACATTGAAATCTAAACGCTACTAGTGCATTATCAAATTGAGCAGACAACACATCTCACACTCTTGCTGAGCCTCAGACATCCCCATCCCTGCATGTATCACAGTTATTACACCCAAACAAAAAGGTGTCTCCCAACAATACTGTCTTATTCTAAGTGACTGAAAGAAGCATGTTATAAATGCAGTACAGGGTGAGTTTCCTGCGTTTCCAACAAGCCAATCGTTATGAAAAGCATGACCAGATGAACTGAAGTTCTCTTCATGTTTCTCCTCTTGCTTGTAACACATTTATACTTTGCTCTGCACTCTGTCACTGCCTAAATTTGGAACAAGGTAAAcagcctgcagctctgtcttGGCCTGATAAAGAAGTCATGCCTATCAGGGGGAGAATTTCACGGCCCAGATGATGTTGTGCAAGAATTAGTTCAAGTAACATACCCCCGAAGAACATTTGGAAGGATTGTGCCCTATGCCGCATTGTGCTTTcatttaattctattttttgtttgtttgtccccGCAGCACTTCGCCATCCTCCTGAAGTACGTCATCCATGTGGCCATACCTGACATACCCACATGGGTCCGAGAGGAGATGGCTAAACTGGATTATCAGCGCAGGGAGGCCTTTAAggtgaacacatttaaaatgatatgaCGACGCGAGACGTTTCACGTCTCGTGGTAAAGATGCAGGAGATGGATAAAGTCAAGAATTTCCCAGGCACATTTAACAAGCTCTGGAAAAGCTTCCTCCTTATGTGCAGAGtactgtaatataatataaatctATAGCTGTAGCCAGCACAGGAGCCTGAGTTTCTGCTGCAAAAATGCTgtactgcagcactgcagcttTCTTTTTGGAGATAATTAGCTTGTTTTTAACTTCTTGCGATATTTTAGCACTAGTACTTCtgagaaaaaacaatttgtgtAACATAGGCTGTAGGGGCCCCTGCAGTACTAACGCAGAACTTTCAGCAAGGCATTTGTTCGATTGGGAATCTCTGCTGCATTGTAATGGTTAGCTGGCGTAGTGCTGATTCGAGTAAATACATTGTGGGAATGTTTCCCTTCCTCTGCAGAAGCACGAGCGTCAGGCCCAGCAGCAttaccagcagctgcagaggaggaagagggaggaggaggagaggcagaggcaggcGGAGCACATGGCCCGCAGGGAAAGGGAGCGGGACGAGAGCAAAGGTGACTCCTCCGGGGATCACCACCACGACAAAAGTCACAGCAGCAAGTCACGTCCCGGGAGTGGAGGCGGAGGCGGCAGCGGGTCGGACAAGCCCAAGAGGCCCAGCTCTCTGTTAGCCAACAATAACGTGATGAAGCTGAAGCAGATCATCCCGCTGCAGAGCAAGTTCTCCTCCAGTGGTGCCCGCTCCCCTCAGTCACCCACTGGGAATGAGCCAAAGCTGCCCGGGTTCCTCAGCTTCAAATTCCTCAAGTCGCCTGAGAATAAGAAGGAAGGTGCCGCCGCTTCTGCGGCTGCCGCCACGACAGCTAACGCCACGGCGGCAgcatcgtcatcatcatcgtcatcatcaggTAGCAGCTCTCAGGAGCGTTCTCAGTCACCCAGCAAAGCCTTCAACCCTGGGAAACTGTTTAATTTTGGGAAATCTGACGGGGGGACATGCGTGAACGGGGCTCCGCCACCCAGATCAGGGGAGGGAGCATCCTCGCAGGCGTCAGAAAGACAAGCATCCAGGTCTGACTTGAACGGCGTTCCAGATGAGATCCCCTCGCCTGGAGGGGAAGGGTCAGAGAACGGACATTCAACGGACTTGGACCCGGCTGGCTCTAAAGTCTAGTAGCTGCGAGGGGAAACAAATTGTGGCTGGTTACATCTCAACTGAAGAAGTGACGCGTTTACTGTGAGGAAAGGCCTGACCTGCCTTCTGTGTCGTCACAGGCTCTGTGCAGAGGTAcctgaggcagagagaggaaaaggtgAAACTGATGAGAGATGACTTCTGGTTTGGTTTGTTGGCTGAGGGGCAAAAGTAACAGGCTTTAGAAGAAAGACACAAGCCCTCCTATCATGAttgagtaaacacacacacacatatacacgcgcgcgcgcacacacacacacacaccttccttgTCTGCAATACATAAAGAAATGCATGAGCTGCGTTTCTAATATTTTTAAGCCTTTAAAGCAGAGAGCTGTGTTTCTTGATTTCTTCTAGTCATGCATTGTAAGCGTCTCCCAGTCGGACAGAAGAGCCCGTTGTGGaggaaaaagattaaaaaacgCACATGGTGGTGTGAAAGGAACACAGATTGAACATCAAGTAACTACTGAGAATGATTTTAGCTGTCACAACACCAAGTGATCATTAGATATTGTCTCATTTCTAACTGTGAGGAATCTGCGGGCCCTTGACTTTTATATTGAAgtggaaaaatggaaaagcaaTATCAATCAGTGTTTTAACAATTCTTATCGatcatcacagaaaaaaaaccctcccttAATAAGCATCGCCGATGTTATCACCAGCTTTATTTTCAAAGCGGAGGTGGTGTCTGAGCTTTGTACACTTCTTCCCATCATCCTTTGACAGGAGCAGAtatgttttgaaaagaaagaaaagactttAGTGAGTCGAGCTGTCACGTACCAGTATTTTTCCccaagagaggaagagaaaaacatgatttaaaaaaaaaaaaaaagcagaagtagTCGAAGGTGATTTTGAGAAAATGGAGCATGGAAGCCTGTTGCGTGCTGTTCTCTGTCCAAGCCCGTAGAGCGCCTTGTAAACACAGATGGCACTCCATTCCACACAATCGAACCACACTTGGCGAATGAGTGTAGAGTCAAAGAAGTAACATTTGCACTAAAACCCCTTCGCCCTGCATAGAACCGCCTCTCCCCCCCTGCAGGAGAGGACCGACACCAGCCTGACTCGCCACATTATGCAAAAGCTGGATCGTTTTTGATTTCCTTCTCTCACACAGTACATGCTATCCACTCACCTGCTCCCTGCGCCCCacccccattttttttctttttcttttctttctttttttttttttttttacaatagtTGCTCTCATTTACGTTCTGTGCTCTGTATCTTTTTTATACGCACCATTTGCTGCATTGCTTTATTGCAGCACTGACGATGGGAAGTTTACTTTTTGTAACCAAAGTGGTATTTTTCGGATTATACTGTTCACCCGAGCTGTACGTACTGTATGTTCTGTTAACATCAACACGGTTTGTGATACACGTCCTTGAGTGCAGCCAGCATGCCCATCACCTACCATTAAAACCGTATCTCACTTCCGCGAGGTCTCCAGGAGGTGGTGCCAGAGTTTCTTCGCGTTTCAGACTGATTGGCTACGGACTGCTTAAGTCATCAGGCGTACAGCAGGGGTGTCAGGATGCAGTTTGGGAGAAATATGTATTGACATCGGATGAGGTACAGTTATACAGCAGACTGAGAGACTGAAACATTAACTATGCATTTTCACGTCATCACCTCTGGCATGGTTATTTGCAATAACACTGAGCTGTGGGAGAGTTACGTGTGAGCACCCGCCCTACTGCACCGTCCCCGACCAGACTCTatgcatcttttgtttgttggccCCGTCAGCTGTCACAGTCAGCTctcagctccctcctctctcacattCGACGCGAGGGGCCGGCTCGAACCAGTAACAATAATCTCATCCGTCTTCTGCTTTGTGGTTTACAGAAGCTGTCCAGGAACTGATGACATGGCTTGAAGCTGCTTTAGTGTGTCTGTAACAACTTTACATTGAGTATAGTCCACCTTTAAGTCACACGctgggagaaaacacaaaaaaatgtacttcCTGCTGACGGGTGGAAACGATCTTACTGACATTAAACGCAATAAGGAAAGAGACAGGAGGTCAATTTGTGTGGTCGAAGAATCATTTTACTGTCAATCTgcagtttgttctttttatatCTTGAGGTTCATGTTCATCATACATGTAAAATGACAAGTGCAAGGAAGGGAGAAATATAATATGTGTCAGTCTCGCAGGCTGGATGATAGAGATCAGGGTGGGAAGCGTAGCTGAGCACACTCTCATCAAAACCTTTGTTCTTGCAGCATTTGGATTTCAGGGATGAGTGACACCACGATGCAATAGAGTCCATATTTCATCACTTGAAAGTCTGTGAAAGTTTGTATAGAAATTAAGAAGCCAGTTTTGAGGCGGAGGGGACCCGAGTGAAAGGTGGAGATAAGGGCATTTTGATTCACAGTGGAGTTCAGGTCATGCCTCTGTATATGTAgttcctcctttttttcaggGAAAACTCACAGTAGAACTTCTTGTAATAGAAATCGATAGCATTAACCAACGTATCACTACTTTCATCCTTGCACTCTTGGCAGCAGCATCCAATTCTGCATGTGGTCATTACGGAGGTCTTTTAATAAGCATTGATAACAGATCTTGGACAGTTTTTTTGGGGCATCACTGAAAGCTTCATCAAGAGGCGTCCCATGCCAGAAACAGCACCATCACTGTTTTCTCGGGCCAAGCACAGGCGTCCCTCGCATGAGGACAGCAGCTCAGACAGCCAAGACTCGTCAGCCGCTTGTACTATCAAAGCAGCGGCGGTTCTTTAAAGGATTTTGGCTTATTCTAGACTTTACAAGCACCGTCAGTGTAATGTGAAACCAGTAGGGAAGGACTGAATTTAGTAAATGTTCCGTCTTCTTCTGGATTTTAAGAATGGATTTGAACAGGTGAGATTCTCACCACAGCTACATTAAAATTTGACTCTAACCTCAGAGTTTTAGATAAGACATCTTCATGGAAGCCTCACTTACTGAACATCATATGCTCTTCCAATGTAccactgtacaaaaaaaaagatcttttaaAGAGAAATACTGGGAAATGggattatttatttcttttaatttattttgtcatatttttgtAAGACCTGAAAAATA includes the following:
- the ano8b gene encoding anoctamin-8 isoform X2, whose protein sequence is MFENVLQRGRAVWNQIKLSQLLYKLFGKRLLQAGRHIMSHKSWMKTVPTENCDVLMTFADTTDDHTLLWLLNHIRLGIPELIIQIRHHKHTRVYAFFVTATYENLLRGAEEMGLRKAVKPEFGGGTRSFSCEEDYIYENIESELCFFTSQERQSIIKYWMDNLRAKPGEVLHNINFLEGQPIIPELSARGVIQQVFPLHEQRILSQLMKSWVQAVCEKQPLDDICDYFGVKIAMYFAWLGFYTTSMLYPAVIGFVLWMLTESDQTSRDICCVVFALFNVVWATLFLERWKRRGAELAYKWGTLDTPAESLEEPRPQFRGVKRCSPITGCEEFYYPPWRRRLFRWLVSLPICILCLCFVFLVMLICFELQEFVMGIKEMPRLARFIPKIMLAITVTACDEVYRKIACWLNDMENYRLQSAYEKNLIIKMVLFQFVNSYLSLFYIGFYLKDMERLKEMLATLLIIRQFLQNVKEVLQPYLYERHKLGELTLRAVWDLLLSVLLKYARLAAGKAQASPTDHAMPGPGLRGTRPGLGPSERREKKCLNGGCGVPDEEEGGERDEADSGRFSEGETEEESLIDCGLKLRKVSFIEKVDRRPACAGPPMDNSFLEEGSPTMVEKGMDPASVFEMCDDEDDNGIHDVKEQGGGGAGVAEGINAAAGAAGAAAAAAAGAAPLPSGSESSTSLRHRRRGRSAERPEPKAKRESWMDPPEERESNTLTQAEMESCMQTYADTFQDYQEMFVQFGYVVLFSSAFPLAAMCALINNIIEIRSDAFKLCTGLQRPFGIRVESIGQWQTAMEAMGLIAIIVNCYLIGQCGQLQRLFPWLSPEMAIISIVILEHFAILLKYVIHVAIPDIPTWVREEMAKLDYQRREAFKKHERQAQQHYQQLQRRKREEEERQRQAEHMARRERERDESKGDSSGDHHHDKSHSSKSRPGSGGGGGSGSDKPKRPSSLLANNNVMKLKQIIPLQSKFSSSGARSPQSPTGNEPKLPGFLSFKFLKSPENKKEGAAASAAAATTANATAAASSSSSSSSGSSSQERSQSPSKAFNPGKLFNFGKSDGGTCVNGAPPPRSGEGASSQASERQASRSDLNGVPDEIPSPGGEGSENGHSTDLDPAGSKV
- the ano8b gene encoding anoctamin-8 isoform X1 translates to MPDAGTGAAAASGATTAGDGTESSRHRHRAQQGDAERPEPGAAPQQASSGVLDKLFGKRLLQAGRHIMSHKSWMKTVPTENCDVLMTFADTTDDHTLLWLLNHIRLGIPELIIQIRHHKHTRVYAFFVTATYENLLRGAEEMGLRKAVKPEFGGGTRSFSCEEDYIYENIESELCFFTSQERQSIIKYWMDNLRAKPGEVLHNINFLEGQPIIPELSARGVIQQVFPLHEQRILSQLMKSWVQAVCEKQPLDDICDYFGVKIAMYFAWLGFYTTSMLYPAVIGFVLWMLTESDQTSRDICCVVFALFNVVWATLFLERWKRRGAELAYKWGTLDTPAESLEEPRPQFRGVKRCSPITGCEEFYYPPWRRRLFRWLVSLPICILCLCFVFLVMLICFELQEFVMGIKEMPRLARFIPKIMLAITVTACDEVYRKIACWLNDMENYRLQSAYEKNLIIKMVLFQFVNSYLSLFYIGFYLKDMERLKEMLATLLIIRQFLQNVKEVLQPYLYERHKLGELTLRAVWDLLLSVLLKYARLAAGKAQASPTDHAMPGPGLRGTRPGLGPSERREKKCLNGGCGVPDEEEGGERDEADSGRFSEGETEEESLIDCGLKLRKVSFIEKVDRRPACAGPPMDNSFLEEGSPTMVEKGMDPASVFEMCDDEDDNGIHDVKEQGGGGAGVAEGINAAAGAAGAAAAAAAGAAPLPSGSESSTSLRHRRRGRSAERPEPKAKRESWMDPPEERESNTLTQAEMESCMQTYADTFQDYQEMFVQFGYVVLFSSAFPLAAMCALINNIIEIRSDAFKLCTGLQRPFGIRVESIGQWQTAMEAMGLIAIIVNCYLIGQCGQLQRLFPWLSPEMAIISIVILEHFAILLKYVIHVAIPDIPTWVREEMAKLDYQRREAFKKHERQAQQHYQQLQRRKREEEERQRQAEHMARRERERDESKGDSSGDHHHDKSHSSKSRPGSGGGGGSGSDKPKRPSSLLANNNVMKLKQIIPLQSKFSSSGARSPQSPTGNEPKLPGFLSFKFLKSPENKKEGAAASAAAATTANATAAASSSSSSSSGSSSQERSQSPSKAFNPGKLFNFGKSDGGTCVNGAPPPRSGEGASSQASERQASRSDLNGVPDEIPSPGGEGSENGHSTDLDPAGSKV